GATTGAGCACAGTCTCGGGACGGCCTCGGCCAGAGCAGTGCCTGCCTACGACTTGGCAATCCTGACGATCACGGCCTCAAACTTGCTTGCGGCAACCGTTGCGGATACCCCGCCTGCGGAGCTCTCAAGCGTTGTTGCGATCATTTGGGATCCCGGGTCTCATCAGCCCGAGCCTGTCAGCGCGGACCTCGTCCCGACCGACGCATCGCGCTTTCGAGACAACCTGACGCTTCGCCTCGCCGTAGTTGAAGGCCACAGTGGATCCGGTGTTTTCAATGCCGACAACAAGCTGATCGGAATAATAACTAACCAACTCGACGCCAACCGGGCGCTTGCCGCGCCCGTCTTCGCGTTCAACCACCTTTTGCCGCCTCCGCAGCGAGCTCGGCCGACTGAGCAGGATGTCGCGCAATGCGAAGCGGACGCGCGTAAGACACGCGTCGATCGGGAGGCATTTAGCGTGTCCGATGGCGTCCGCTGTCAGAATATGGGAGATAACCAGCAAGGGACCGTGCAGTACAACGCACCGCCCGGCTATTCCATCGTCGGCCAGGTGCAAAGGGTCGATGAGACCAATTACGGATCTGTCGGGCCGCTTCGATATACACGTGATGGCGGGCGCGTCAGCTCGGTTTCGGCGGATGTTAGTTGTTCGACTCCCAACCGTCCCTTCGGACCGGGTGGATGGTCGAACGCCACCTTGAACGGCTTTATTGAGAGAAGCTTAGCTCAAGACGAACTGGCGGAAATCCGGCGGACTTGCCTCGCCCAATGAGCCCCAGCCATATCCGAGCGCCAAATTCCCGCCGCCGTGCAGAAAACGCACAGAAGCAGCCATACAGAGCTTGCACCGAACTCGACAGCACCCTCAAACGCGTAAGTGACTGGACTGCGAGGATTCCAGTTCGGCAGGATCTCGTGTCTAAAGCATGATCCGGAAAAGTGCGAAGCGGTTTTCCGAAAAGATCATGCTTAGTCAAAAAGCTAAAGCCCGATGACGATTCGACCTGATCACATCGCGCTTTAGTCGCACGTGCTCTTCCGTCAGCTCGAGCAGCGTGTACGTGAAGGAGCGCCTGCGCGTCGTTCCGAACGAGTGAAAACTGTTTTGGCTGAGGCCAGACGTCGAACGAACGATACTGGGATTGAATGAAAGCTTGCGGGCGGCGAAGAAGCGTGCGGCCCGCTGACGAGTTTGCATCTCGGCCAGGTGAAACACTGGATGCGGGACATATGAAGCATCTTGCAGCGGGATTGCGCGAACCTTGAACGATGCCGGAATCACGTCGGCGTTGGGCGGAAGTTCTCTACGCAGAGCGTCAAGAACTATCCGACCCACAGTTAACATTTTTGGGGTCTCGATAGCTCACCGGCACTCAGAAACAATTTTGATAGTTAAAGCACGTTGACCGCATAGTCCAAGGTCAAGCATTCACTCGAATTTAAACCGGTGCGAAAACATCTCATAATGGAGAACCTGTCAGGTCCCCTGTAGCCCTTTGAAGCAACGTATTGCCAGGAGCGCCCGTACTTCGTCAACTCGCCATGAACCGGACGATCCTTGATAAACAGGTCAACCACGCCGTTTACTGCATCAAACCATCTCTGGCACGCACCATCACGCTGCAACCGGACTTCAAAATGAAATGGCTTGATCGTATTGGTTACAGCGCAAAACCGACCCTCTGTGCGGCCCAACGTTTTTCTTGCTTCGGCAACGTCATCAGGTCCGAGTTTAGCTGCATCCTCATCGTTAAACGGATCGAGGTCTGGTCCTCCGACGCCACAGTAGTGCCCTGCACAAGGCGATTGGTCAAGTCGAGCTATTTTTCCGTTGCGCTTGACGCCTGTCGTTCTTGAGGCGTGTTTCTGCTCTGACGTTTCATCATTCTTCGAGCCGAGCAATGCGAAAAAAAAGATCACAAGGGCGATTATCAAAATGCTACCCAATCCGCAGAGGACAATAGGCGAGCCGTCTTCCTTCCAAACCTTCCAAGCCGTAGCGCCATACTTCGCATATACCAAGCGAACGAATGTCGCCAAGATGCAAACGATGATAACTTCCGCGACGAGCGGGGCACCCAACTTCCCGATTGCGTCCCGGATAATGCTCAAGACTTTAATCGCCCGGTCAAGAGTGACCCACAGTTCGTTAAGCCAAACCCACATCGCTCCCTCAACGACAATAGATTCCAGTAACGGCCCCGCCCCTCCTTTTAGAAAGCACAAGGAGAAGTTGTCAATGTACTTCACTCCGTCAGCTTCGGTGCGCTTACGCGTGTGCCATTTCTTTGACAGAACGGTTTGCAGCTAGGACTATTCCGACGTCGCCAACATCCCTGTCGTTGCTTGCCGACCAATGAGGTCCGACTTCAATATCTTAGGCTTCGTTCTTGTAGTTGGCCTTCAAAGCACGATGACTGCTCACTGCGAATGTCCAACTCTGTCGATCATGAACCGCGAGCCCACCACCGACTCCCCGCGCTTTCCGACTGGGTAACCTAAGTTCACTGAACTGGCCGCTTTGGAACGTTTATTTCTTATCCAACGTAACTTGGTCGGCAAGCCAGTCGGATGACCAGCAGCTGAGCATGGTAAGCTCAGGCCCCTGATAGACGCCGTTCAGTTTAGCTGTGCGGCGGGCCCCGACATGAAAATGCATCCGTTGATATGCTGTAGCGGATGTCAAGGCGCTTGGCAGAACAACCATGTAAAGGACCGATTTAGCTTTGTACGACGCCAGCCGAACTGAGCGTGGAGGAAGCGAGTTCTAGCTGCGCGCGCAAACTGTACGTTTCGTACTTTCCAGATATCTGACGTTCGACGCGCTGCTGGCCCACATGAACCACCCAACGTAAAGTCTAATGAGCTGGCAACAAGATGCTAAAAAAACGATTGATCTTGGGTCACTTGCTAAAATGACAGCCGGCGCAGAACTCCGACAACGAGCAGTTCAGAACAGCGGCGGATCAGTGCTTTCAACACGCTGCCGGACCGTCGGCGCATCAGTGAGATGATAAAGACTATGTCAACAGTGGAAGATGTCGGCACGCCGAACTCAACGCGAGCCGAGACAGAGCATAGCGCATTGGTATACCGATAGAGGCCTTTCGACGAAGAGCGAAGCGCCGCCCGCCGTCCCATGTCCTACGGCTATGGCAAGGACGGACCAAGCTGAGCCCGATGGGAGCGGCCAGACAAGCTCCCATGAAGGAGAGCCGGTAGGCTACTTCGACGGCTTGATGAAGAATGAGATGCAACCCTTATTGTCTTTGTAGAGCCACTGATAGGTGCGAGGAAGGAAGAGGACAGCGTCATTTACGTAGAAGAACAGTTCATCGGTCACCTTGGGCGTCACGTATTCAGAAATCTTCTTCACGCGCCGGTCGGGGTCTGGTTCGAGGAAGTCCACTTCGCTGCCAAGCGAACCATAACGCGCCACCGGCTGGAACCAAGGCTGAAAGTAGTACCGCCGCAGCGGTAATGCGAGAACATGGACGACGGTCTCGGTCCAGGACAACTGGGTGCCATCCTCCGGATTGCGGAAGGTCGAATATCCGCGCGCGTCCGTCTCAACGCCGCCATTCATCAAGATTGCTTCGCCCGCGCCCGCGGCCACTTTGCATGTGTCCCTGCTGGTCGAATAGTTCTCGTACTGACGGGCAAGCGCAGCCGGATCCGGGTTGGTCCAAACGTAGTATCGTTCGAGGCGGCCGACCTTGTAGCCCGTGGCAAAGCAAGGGTCGGCTGTTACAAAGGAGACCAGCGCTCCGGCATCAGGGATGTAGTCCAGCTTGCCGGTTGGCTTGCAAATCAGTCCCGCTTGATCCACAGCGGTGAATAGAAGTCGGTCCCCGACCGTGAGTGCCAGGTATGCAATGACAACGGCGGAAAGCGCCGGGCCCAGATAGTAGCGCCATCCTGAACGGACTCCCATCAGGATACGTTCACGACCGCCCGGCATGGAGTTTGGAGCCGTCACCGGCGCAGAGAGCTTTCCGGCGAATGCTTTGCGCCAAAGCGCGGTCATTCGGTCGTCGGTCGCGGAAGCGACGCGCTTACCACCGACGATCAATGCTCCAATGATGCCCACCAGGATCAGGAACGTCCCGGGATATTGTGCATAGGAGGCGAGCCATTGCGAGATCCATGACGGCAGGAACCCACTCAACGTCCGGATAATGTCCGAAACCCATTTGAGCGCGTTGACCCTTTCACCAAGCGGATCGCTCCGCCCAGTGAAGGGAAATACGACGAACACCATGGTTGCCGCCAATGTGAGAAAATATAGCGCCGCCCGGGTGTAGACCAGCGGCCAGACGTCTTGGCGCTCGGCGAGGACGCGGGCCTGAGCTTGCTCCGATGTTTCCGGCGTGTTGATCGTCGGCCCCGATGCGCTGTCCGGCAAGCTATCGATTCTGAACCGGACGCTGCCGTCTTGCGCTATCTCGGGCGAGATAACGTCATAGTCATGTGGAATTCCAATCGGCGCATAGACATGGGCGTTGTTTTTTATGCGCCGTAATACCGTCTCGTGGATCTTGGGCTTCTCAACATATACCTCATCGCCGGTCGTCCAGGAGAAGCGCTGCCGGGTCAGGCGGGATATGCGTCGTGGCCCATAGCGGTAGTAGCTCGCCGCGCCCGCGCGGGAATCATACAGCCGGCCGTCTTTATCCTGCGCCTGCTTAGTTTCCGCGAGCGCTGCAGGATCCGATAGCTTGAAGCAAAGACCCTGGGCTCTCGCTTCCTGCATAATCCAGTATAGCGGGATCTGAGCGAGGGAATCGTCCGGGTATCCGCCCCCAACGTTCGCATGTACCCCGACAAACCAGACCTGGCTAATTCTCTCCGCGCAGGTATAACGGGGCGTTCCGCTTGTCGGTTGTTTCTCCTGTCTCTCATTCCAAAGAACAGGATGAAATGTGGTGCGCTCGTCATCGAGGGAAAGCGCATGGCACGCGCGCTTGACACTGGGATGAAGCGTGTGGCCGGGCAGTTCCAGCGGCCATATCCATTGGCTCACACCTTGGGTCATCTCGTCGATCGGAAGGCCATAAGCCGCAACCGTATCCCACAGCCCCAGAAAGCGGATGACTGGCGTTTGCCTTCCGGCAGGCACGGTCGCTGGCTTGGAAGACACTTCTCTTCCAAACAATTTCTTCAGGCCAAGGACCATCAAGTACCAGTTCGTATGGAAATGCCTTCTGTGATACGCCCGGTAGGCCTTTTTCGCCTGCCGGTCCAATTCGCTATCGGAGATGCCCTGTGCCGGAATCAAGCCCTGGTCGAGGATCAAGCCCATCGTCACGCGGATGGTGAAAGCGCCACGGCTGAAGCCGAATGCGAATATCTCGTCGCCCTCGTTGCGGTAGTTGCGACAGGCGAACTTGTAGAGCGTGATGACATTGCGGCGCAGACCAATCCCGAAGGCGCCACCTAGGATCGCCAACGGCTTAAAGGACGAGGTCCCAACGCCGTCATCATAGCAAGCGACTTGATCGTCGTTGGTAAGATCCAGCGCGCTGAACATGCGCCAAACGTTTGTCCGCCAAACCTTTGCCGAGGAATTGCCGGTGCCATCGGAGAGGAGCACGATGCGTCGTGGCATTTTCTTCCTCAAATCAAGACTGAAATCAGCGGGCCGCTGCGGAGCGAACAATATAAGGTTGCAACATCATTTAGGTGAACGCTCCGGGGGCGCAAGTCAAGACCATTTGCAGTCTGCTCCTCAAGGGATGTTTGCCCAATGAGAAGAGTAACTTGCTGCGCTGCCAACATGCAGGAAATCGATGCAGGAGTTCGGCAACTTTCTGCATCATCTCGCAGGATTTCAATCGATGACTGACCTAAACTGATCGCACGATAAACTGTCGGCCTGGCGGCCCCCGCGCATGCTCCTACCTGGCCATCTTCGCGCGAGTGGGCGGCAGCCGCCAATCTCTTTCAGATGGCATTCAGTGGAACACAAAACCCATCGCGAGCGCCATCCGTCCGTTCCCAGACAAATTCCAAGGTCTGAGCTAACCCAATCACTCGATAAGGACAGCTGAGCTGTTTCCATCCTAGATTCAGGCTCGGATTCAGGCTCGGCGATTTTCCGTGGACGCTGTGTTTTTAATCTCAGCGCGCTTGCGGACGCAAATGCGGATAGGCGAGGAGTTTTGCCCTACGCTATTTCTATTGGACTCGATCCTTGTGACAACCCTTTTTGCGTCCAATATCCGCAGCTGGGCCCCGATTCAGTTCCGCGAGCACGAACGATTGACCGAACTCAGGGGTTCGGATTACGAATTTACGCACGCCGCAAGAGGAGGATCGGGAAAGAGAGTATCGCTGATGGTTGTTGGCTACTGCATAATTTGTCCCTAGCAACCGGGCCTTTGTAAACAGTGTTCGCGTCCCTCGCGATCCGTGCGAAAAGCTTCGATGAAGCCGCCTTGACGCTGCGTTACGAATACCGTCTTTCCATCAGCACCACCGAATGCAAGATTGGTGGGTTCGCTACCCTGCAGATCGACCTCTCTCTGCAGCGCGCCATCGGGTTGCATAACCGCAATCTTGCCTTTCTGGATTCGTGCGACCAGCAATCGTCCCGCAGTGTCGGTACGCAGGCCATCCACGGTATCCGCCTGGAAGGTCTTGAGCGTGCGGGCCGACATCAGTTCGTTGCCGCGAACGTCATAAGCCCAGATCTGGCCGCTGCTCGACTCGCTGACATAGAGGGTCTTCTCATCGGGGCTCAAATCGATGCCGTTCGTTGTGCCCATCGATCGTGCCGCGGTCATCACCTGGCCTTGCACCGACCCGTCAGCGGCTTTTGCAATCCGCCAGATCCGGCCGCTACGCGCCTTCCAATTCGGGTCACTGGCGTAGATCGTGCCGTCTCGAGCGATAGTCATATCATTTGGCTGACTCATCGCATCGGCATGAAAATAGACTTCCGATTGCAGGCTGCCTTGCTTGATCTGGAGAATGTTGTGCTTTTTGTAATCGGCGACGAACATCGTCCCATCGCGACTAAAGCGGATCGAGTTGCCGACACTGCCTTCTGGCAAGTCCAGATATTTTTTCGAGCTGGCGCTTCCCGGGGCGAGCTTGCCGATCGTGCCCTGCTTTCCGAAATTGACGACAAACAGATTCCCATCGCGATCGACGGCAGGTCCTTCGATGCCGAAGGTGTATTCGCCAGGTTGCGTCACCGCCTGGCTCTCAAACAATTTTGGACCTGCGTACGCGGCGCTTGCCACGAGCGTGACCAGCAATGCGCTACCGCAAGGGCACAAGAGCCTTTTTAGGAATGTAATAGCCATCGGCGTCAGTGCACTCTCCGCTCAGGAAAGGATCGGCCGGCCGGTAAATTCGGCTAAAACCCGGCTTACCTACGCCCTCCGCTTCTGTCACGATAACGACCTTGGTTGTCGGAATTTGGCCGCAGATCTTGCCGGTCTTGCTGAAGAAATCCCTCTCGGCCGGCCCCTGCTTGACCTTCATCCGCGTGCCGGGAACCATCGTGCCGGCCAGGTAGTCCGCCAGGTCGAGAAGGCGCGCATAACCCGGTTCCGTCTTCGGCAAGGACTCTCCTCCGGGCGGCATCAGCCTCTCGGCGCCAAAGCCGCGTAGACGCGTGCGCAATTTACCGGAATCGGGATCTCCCGGATAGATCCAGCCGTCCTGCGACAGCATGAATTTCAATGCGGCCTGATCTTTGTCCGCGTCTGATTGGCCGTGCTTCAAAGCGAAATCCGAATGGCAGCCAAGGCAATGTTTCTCGATAATCCCGCTGCGAACTGCGGTAAGCCGGGCGCGGTTCTTAGGATCGTTTGCGACGAAGTCAACCAACTCGTCGATCTGTGCTTGGGTTCGCATATCGCATGGCAATGGATCTGGCGCATTGCCAAGCGCGCGATCAATGCGGATGACGGTCTTGTTCTTGTCCTCCACCAGCCAGATCGCCCCATCGGCCGCGACAGTCAACCCAACCGGTGCCCCTCGCGGTCGTGCGCCATTGACCCTATGCCATCCTGAAATTAGCTCCTCGAACGGCGCCGCGGGGGCCCTGCCCGCATCGGTCTCAAACGCACGTGAGGGCACGGCCTCGCAGCTGACCTTATAGCTGACCGGCGGAGCGATGACCTTTGGAAAGCCGTGATCGTCGACGTCGTAGATCAAGACCCGGCTGCCCGCAGGCCGATAGCCGTGCAGCCCGACCAGCAGCTTGCCATCCAGCTCCGGAAATCTGC
This Bradyrhizobium sp. CCBAU 53421 DNA region includes the following protein-coding sequences:
- a CDS encoding serine protease is translated as MLSRTSYTAFVVAIALSAPATAQSIDRSSVWAANKQAVVKINVTGRNPAGASVPMRKGSGVIVRPNGVIVTALHVIGDDAEWSETPDGRDRRIEIIGLDGNGIEHSLGTASARAVPAYDLAILTITASNLLAATVADTPPAELSSVVAIIWDPGSHQPEPVSADLVPTDASRFRDNLTLRLAVVEGHSGSGVFNADNKLIGIITNQLDANRALAAPVFAFNHLLPPPQRARPTEQDVAQCEADARKTRVDREAFSVSDGVRCQNMGDNQQGTVQYNAPPGYSIVGQVQRVDETNYGSVGPLRYTRDGGRVSSVSADVSCSTPNRPFGPGGWSNATLNGFIERSLAQDELAEIRRTCLAQ
- a CDS encoding DUF2235 domain-containing protein — encoded protein: MPRRIVLLSDGTGNSSAKVWRTNVWRMFSALDLTNDDQVACYDDGVGTSSFKPLAILGGAFGIGLRRNVITLYKFACRNYRNEGDEIFAFGFSRGAFTIRVTMGLILDQGLIPAQGISDSELDRQAKKAYRAYHRRHFHTNWYLMVLGLKKLFGREVSSKPATVPAGRQTPVIRFLGLWDTVAAYGLPIDEMTQGVSQWIWPLELPGHTLHPSVKRACHALSLDDERTTFHPVLWNERQEKQPTSGTPRYTCAERISQVWFVGVHANVGGGYPDDSLAQIPLYWIMQEARAQGLCFKLSDPAALAETKQAQDKDGRLYDSRAGAASYYRYGPRRISRLTRQRFSWTTGDEVYVEKPKIHETVLRRIKNNAHVYAPIGIPHDYDVISPEIAQDGSVRFRIDSLPDSASGPTINTPETSEQAQARVLAERQDVWPLVYTRAALYFLTLAATMVFVVFPFTGRSDPLGERVNALKWVSDIIRTLSGFLPSWISQWLASYAQYPGTFLILVGIIGALIVGGKRVASATDDRMTALWRKAFAGKLSAPVTAPNSMPGGRERILMGVRSGWRYYLGPALSAVVIAYLALTVGDRLLFTAVDQAGLICKPTGKLDYIPDAGALVSFVTADPCFATGYKVGRLERYYVWTNPDPAALARQYENYSTSRDTCKVAAGAGEAILMNGGVETDARGYSTFRNPEDGTQLSWTETVVHVLALPLRRYYFQPWFQPVARYGSLGSEVDFLEPDPDRRVKKISEYVTPKVTDELFFYVNDAVLFLPRTYQWLYKDNKGCISFFIKPSK
- a CDS encoding SMP-30/gluconolactonase/LRE family protein, which produces MAITFLKRLLCPCGSALLVTLVASAAYAGPKLFESQAVTQPGEYTFGIEGPAVDRDGNLFVVNFGKQGTIGKLAPGSASSKKYLDLPEGSVGNSIRFSRDGTMFVADYKKHNILQIKQGSLQSEVYFHADAMSQPNDMTIARDGTIYASDPNWKARSGRIWRIAKAADGSVQGQVMTAARSMGTTNGIDLSPDEKTLYVSESSSGQIWAYDVRGNELMSARTLKTFQADTVDGLRTDTAGRLLVARIQKGKIAVMQPDGALQREVDLQGSEPTNLAFGGADGKTVFVTQRQGGFIEAFRTDREGREHCLQRPGC